From the genome of Oscillatoria sp. FACHB-1407, one region includes:
- a CDS encoding rhomboid family intramembrane serine protease has protein sequence MSNEAKEIARELRTQVVILGGLITLMWFLEIVDQLTGRSLDRLGIIPRTTIGLRGILFAPLLHGSFTHLLANTIPFLTLGWFVMLRRTSDFWVVSAIAMVIGGLGTWLIGAPFTVHIGASGVIFGYLGFLLFRGYFERSFIAILLSVIVVVLYGGLIWGVLPGRIGVSWEGHLFGFIGGAIAARLLAERKPSEPTTI, from the coding sequence ATGAGTAACGAAGCCAAAGAAATTGCCCGTGAGTTACGAACCCAGGTTGTGATTTTGGGTGGTTTGATTACACTAATGTGGTTTTTAGAAATTGTGGATCAATTGACGGGTCGATCGCTCGACCGATTGGGTATTATTCCTCGGACAACCATTGGCTTGAGAGGGATTTTATTTGCACCATTGTTACATGGCAGCTTCACTCATTTGTTAGCTAACACAATTCCATTTTTGACGTTAGGATGGTTTGTCATGTTGCGCCGCACAAGTGATTTTTGGGTTGTTAGTGCGATCGCCATGGTAATTGGTGGGTTAGGCACCTGGTTAATTGGCGCACCTTTCACGGTTCACATTGGTGCCAGTGGTGTGATCTTTGGTTATCTGGGGTTTCTTCTATTTCGAGGTTATTTTGAGCGCAGTTTCATCGCCATTCTGCTCTCAGTTATTGTCGTTGTATTGTATGGCGGCTTAATTTGGGGTGTGCTTCCCGGTCGCATTGGTGTCTCGTGGGAAGGGCATTTGTTTGGCTTTATTGGTGGGGCGATCGCGGCTCGATTATTGGCTGAGCGCAAACCATCAGAACCCACGACGATCTGA
- a CDS encoding putative bifunctional diguanylate cyclase/phosphodiesterase yields the protein MNLGNELRSQVSFQWFALDTLKWRFLPGAIAAFVVIGLLFLGVWHPFEALAHALWVEVHRLLPLGHPGLEMGNGGQPGWLPILVLGMGLGFSLWRTSLLRDRRWIDVLLIAIAWCAFSLLAFYTGYWLPVVAPLMVLILTQVVSLITEEYRTLKATVQHLQQNEERYTLAIQAANQGLWDWHFHNDQFYVSPRWLAMLGCNSLQDANEIAISPRTIAQPPSIALSSQAWFSRVHPDDLLSLKEAISLHLEGKTNRFEREYRMRHEDGSYRWVLSQALAVRNNAGEADRLAGCQMDITARKEADDKLHRNAFYDVLTELPNRALFMERLREAIAVTQQYPSVAFAVLWLDLDHFKVVNNSLGGEIGDRLLVAAAQRLRSFLPAENVIARISGDEFVILLNQISDLKDATRTADHVQQLLALPFNLNGHQVYTTASIGIAMSSSLYQRPEHIMRDADTAMHRAKASGRARYQVFDAAMHLRLLERLQLENDLRRAIAATGNPKNEHQELMLHYQPIVSLATGQITGFEALLRWRHPDHGFISPVRFVPMAEETGLIVQLGWWVLREACQQMRSWHLQLGDRKPLTINVNLSSRQFAMSGLTEQTRQILEETQLDPASLKLELTESMVMDNASSVVAVLRQMRSLGIQLAIDDFGTGYSSLSYLPRFPINTLKIDRSFVNKMGASNDGLEIVRTILSLAHNLGMDVTAEGVETQEQADQLLLMNCEYGQGYLFSKPLDRESATHLLNEQCSG from the coding sequence TTGAATTTGGGTAACGAGTTGCGTTCACAAGTTAGCTTTCAATGGTTTGCCCTTGATACGCTGAAATGGCGGTTCTTACCGGGGGCGATCGCGGCTTTTGTAGTCATTGGTTTACTCTTTTTGGGCGTGTGGCATCCCTTTGAAGCTCTAGCTCATGCGCTCTGGGTGGAGGTTCACCGTTTATTACCGCTGGGTCATCCAGGTTTAGAGATGGGCAATGGGGGGCAACCCGGTTGGTTGCCTATTCTGGTGTTAGGAATGGGTCTGGGGTTTAGTCTCTGGCGGACGTCATTGCTCCGCGATCGCCGATGGATAGATGTTTTGCTGATTGCGATCGCCTGGTGTGCCTTCAGTTTGTTAGCGTTTTACACGGGTTATTGGCTGCCCGTCGTTGCTCCCTTGATGGTGTTGATATTGACTCAGGTCGTGAGTTTGATCACAGAAGAATATCGCACATTGAAAGCCACAGTCCAACACCTTCAACAAAACGAGGAGCGATATACCCTGGCCATTCAGGCGGCAAACCAGGGATTGTGGGACTGGCACTTTCACAACGACCAGTTTTATGTGTCACCACGTTGGCTAGCCATGCTGGGCTGCAACAGTTTGCAGGATGCCAACGAAATCGCCATATCGCCCAGGACGATCGCCCAACCTCCCTCCATTGCACTCTCGTCACAAGCCTGGTTTAGCCGCGTCCATCCGGATGATTTGTTGTCCCTTAAGGAGGCAATCAGCCTGCATCTGGAGGGCAAAACAAACCGATTTGAGCGGGAATATCGGATGCGCCATGAGGATGGCTCCTATCGGTGGGTGCTGAGTCAGGCATTAGCCGTGCGAAACAATGCCGGGGAAGCCGACCGCCTTGCAGGGTGTCAAATGGATATCACCGCCCGCAAAGAGGCAGACGATAAGCTGCATCGCAATGCTTTCTATGATGTCCTGACAGAATTGCCCAATCGAGCTTTGTTTATGGAGCGGTTGCGTGAGGCGATCGCGGTGACTCAGCAATATCCTAGTGTGGCGTTTGCGGTGCTCTGGCTCGATCTGGATCACTTTAAGGTGGTCAACAATAGCCTGGGAGGAGAGATTGGCGATCGCCTCTTAGTTGCGGCGGCTCAACGTCTGCGTTCTTTTTTGCCCGCTGAAAATGTGATTGCCCGCATCAGTGGGGATGAGTTTGTGATTCTGTTGAATCAAATCAGTGACCTCAAGGACGCAACCCGCACAGCAGATCACGTTCAACAATTGCTGGCATTGCCGTTTAACCTGAATGGTCATCAAGTCTATACCACTGCCAGCATTGGCATTGCCATGAGTTCTTCGCTCTATCAACGCCCAGAACACATCATGCGCGATGCAGATACCGCCATGCATCGGGCTAAAGCCTCCGGTCGAGCCAGATATCAGGTGTTTGATGCGGCTATGCACCTGCGTCTGCTGGAACGGTTGCAACTGGAAAATGACTTGCGACGGGCGATCGCTGCTACTGGCAACCCCAAGAACGAACATCAGGAGTTGATGCTGCACTATCAACCGATCGTTAGCTTAGCAACTGGGCAAATCACCGGGTTTGAAGCATTGCTGCGCTGGCGACACCCTGACCATGGCTTTATCTCTCCGGTGCGGTTTGTGCCGATGGCAGAGGAGACAGGATTGATTGTGCAGTTGGGCTGGTGGGTGCTGCGAGAGGCGTGTCAGCAAATGCGCTCCTGGCATCTACAATTGGGCGATCGCAAACCCCTGACGATTAACGTGAATCTCTCTAGTCGCCAATTTGCGATGTCTGGCTTAACAGAACAAACGCGACAGATTTTGGAGGAAACTCAGCTCGATCCAGCCAGCCTTAAGTTAGAGCTAACCGAAAGTATGGTGATGGATAACGCTTCGTCGGTGGTCGCCGTGTTGCGACAGATGCGATCGCTCGGCATTCAACTGGCGATCGACGATTTCGGCACAGGCTATTCGTCACTCAGCTATCTTCCTCGATTTCCCATCAACACCCTCAAAATCGATCGCTCTTTTGTCAACAAAATGGGAGCCAGCAATGATGGCTTAGAGATTGTGAGAACCATTTTGTCACTGGCTCACAACCTGGGTATGGATGTCACCGCAGAAGGGGTAGAAACACAAGAGCAAGCCGATCAACTGCTGCTTATGAACTGTGAATATGGGCAGGGTTATCTCTTCTCAAAACCCCTGGATCGCGAGTCAGCGACCCACCTGTTAAATGAGCAATGTTCTGGCTAA
- a CDS encoding TIR domain-containing protein, whose protein sequence is MQQFYDAFISYGRVDSKAFAARLHRRLTEYGLNVWFDFEDIPLGVDYQKQIDDGIERTDNFLFIISPHSVNSPHCHLEIELALRYQKRIIPLLHVERISYDTWRQRNPNGTAQEWAEYQTKGLHDYFQNMHPVLQKINWVYMREGQDDFEAAFTGLLNIFDRHRDYVHQHTLLLAKALEWQQNQKRSPYLLIGEERLQAEEWLKVRFTDAQPPCSPTDLHCEFIAESRKNANNLMTDVFLAYADMDRATAVQICNSLRREGLTVWTNTTDIQAGAAFQQIIDRGIEEADNVVYLLSSAAIQSRWCQHELDYALSLNKRIIPVLLEAVAPHQIPTSLRNLQYIDLTDNVQATDYQQDESQLLRILRQDAAYHETHKLLLTKALKWERQQQNPTLLLRGYNLRHAEAWLKMAKQSAVYPVLPLQETFVTESLRQPPGISLDVFISYSRVDSGFARKLNDALQSHGKRTWFDQESIAAGTVDFQQEIYKGIESSDTFLFVLSPRSVTSPYCADEVEYAARLNKRFVTLLHQPIDPSTLHPELAKVQWLDFNQREGDFSANFTELLRILDTDTEHLHAHTRLLMRAIEWDSKGRKESLLLRGDDLEQAEQWLAQSVGKEPKPTELQQSYVATSRTVEEAQNRATQILQAAAKKGEQAEQKLQEAERSLQEATAKGRRRLLIGTIAGAIGLVIAGVAGFAAVRAETKIRMAEVRLQTTASNEKFLSGQAFQGLLLALQSGQTMRTQFQSGSSEREVLQSFIVAVLQQAVNGVSEMNTLPGYRGRGIRLSPDGKTLAFGSYDNTIKLWNMETGQEIGTFEGHQAGVSVAHFSPDGKTLASGSFDNTIKLWNVETGQEIVTFEGHQAGVNSISFSPDGRTLASGSGDNTVKLWNVETGQEIHTLQGHQDVVFSISFSPDGKTLASGSADNTIKLWNVETGQEIRTLQGYQGEVRNVSFSPDGKTLASLGSADITIKLQNLETGEIRTLQGHQDLVTHISFSPDGKTLASGSFDSTIKLWNVATGRDIRTLRGHQGLITSVNFSPDGRVLLSGSADNTIKLWNVATSGEVSTLRGHQNGVTSISFSSDGKTLASGSYDSTIKLWNMETGEGIRTIQGVGWGGNISFSPDGKTLASSGSDDHTTKLWNVETGTEIHSLPGHEAWVSSISFKPDGKILASGSYDSTIKLWNVETGQEIRTLKGHQNQVWHISFSPNGKTLASSSIDNSIKLWNVETGQEIRTFQEVGWVGSISFSPDGKTLASGGDDIIKLWDVETGTEILTIRGANGVNSLSFSPDGKTLASGSGDETVKVWDAATGRLLHTLEGHQDVVTSISFSPDGKTIASASGDGTIKLWIWDFDRLMTMGCDWIQQYLSTRPDERYLCDGYLPPNE, encoded by the coding sequence ATGCAGCAGTTTTACGATGCATTTATCTCCTATGGACGGGTTGATAGCAAAGCCTTTGCGGCTCGGTTGCATCGTCGTTTAACGGAATATGGTTTGAATGTTTGGTTTGACTTTGAAGACATTCCATTAGGAGTGGATTATCAGAAACAAATTGATGATGGCATCGAACGGACTGACAACTTTCTGTTCATCATCTCACCCCATTCTGTGAATTCGCCGCACTGTCACTTGGAGATTGAGTTAGCCCTTAGATATCAAAAGCGGATTATTCCGCTACTCCATGTCGAGAGAATCAGTTACGATACCTGGCGGCAACGCAATCCCAATGGAACTGCGCAAGAGTGGGCAGAGTATCAGACAAAGGGATTGCATGACTACTTTCAAAATATGCATCCTGTGCTGCAAAAGATTAACTGGGTCTATATGCGGGAGGGACAGGATGATTTTGAAGCGGCTTTTACGGGATTGCTTAACATCTTCGATCGCCACAGAGACTATGTTCATCAGCACACGCTACTTTTAGCAAAAGCACTGGAATGGCAGCAAAACCAGAAGCGATCGCCCTATCTACTCATCGGTGAAGAACGGCTCCAGGCGGAGGAGTGGCTTAAGGTGCGGTTTACGGATGCACAACCGCCCTGTTCGCCAACCGATCTGCATTGTGAGTTCATTGCGGAGAGTCGCAAGAATGCCAACAACTTGATGACGGATGTGTTTCTGGCGTATGCCGATATGGATCGAGCAACAGCCGTGCAAATCTGTAATAGTCTGCGACGAGAAGGATTGACCGTTTGGACAAACACAACGGATATTCAAGCGGGAGCAGCCTTTCAGCAGATTATCGATCGCGGCATTGAGGAAGCTGATAATGTGGTGTACTTGCTCTCATCTGCCGCAATTCAGTCACGCTGGTGTCAGCATGAACTGGACTATGCCCTGTCCCTCAACAAACGGATTATTCCGGTGTTGCTGGAGGCAGTTGCACCCCATCAAATTCCAACGAGTTTGCGAAACTTGCAATACATTGATCTGACGGACAATGTGCAAGCCACAGACTATCAGCAGGATGAAAGTCAGTTACTGCGAATTTTGCGACAGGATGCTGCCTATCACGAAACCCACAAACTGTTGCTGACTAAAGCATTAAAGTGGGAACGCCAGCAGCAAAATCCTACCCTGTTGCTGCGAGGCTATAACCTGCGCCACGCAGAAGCCTGGTTGAAGATGGCAAAGCAAAGTGCGGTTTACCCTGTATTACCATTGCAGGAAACCTTCGTTACCGAAAGCCTGCGCCAACCACCCGGCATTTCGCTGGATGTCTTTATTTCTTACTCGCGGGTGGATTCAGGATTTGCCCGCAAGCTGAATGATGCGTTGCAAAGTCACGGCAAACGCACCTGGTTTGACCAGGAAAGCATTGCAGCGGGAACGGTGGATTTTCAGCAGGAGATTTACAAAGGCATTGAAAGTTCGGATACGTTTTTGTTTGTGCTGTCGCCTCGATCGGTCACATCGCCCTATTGCGCGGATGAGGTGGAATATGCTGCACGACTCAACAAACGCTTCGTCACCCTGCTCCATCAACCCATCGACCCATCCACCCTCCACCCCGAACTGGCAAAGGTGCAGTGGCTCGACTTTAACCAGCGAGAAGGCGATTTTTCAGCTAATTTCACTGAATTGCTGCGAATCCTCGATACCGATACGGAGCATCTACATGCCCATACGCGATTACTGATGCGGGCGATCGAGTGGGACAGTAAGGGGCGCAAAGAGAGTTTGCTGTTACGCGGCGATGACCTGGAGCAGGCGGAGCAGTGGTTGGCACAAAGCGTGGGCAAGGAACCCAAACCCACCGAACTTCAGCAGAGCTATGTGGCAACCAGTCGCACGGTTGAGGAAGCACAAAACCGGGCAACCCAAATTTTGCAGGCAGCCGCTAAAAAGGGCGAACAGGCGGAACAGAAGTTACAGGAAGCCGAACGATCCTTACAGGAAGCAACTGCTAAGGGACGGCGACGCTTGCTGATTGGGACGATCGCTGGGGCGATCGGGTTAGTTATTGCCGGGGTCGCTGGGTTTGCGGCTGTTCGAGCTGAAACCAAAATCAGGATGGCAGAAGTACGATTGCAAACCACTGCATCCAACGAAAAATTCCTATCTGGGCAAGCATTCCAGGGGTTACTGCTTGCCCTTCAGTCAGGACAGACAATGCGTACCCAATTTCAAAGCGGTAGTTCGGAGCGGGAAGTATTACAGTCCTTTATCGTGGCAGTGTTACAGCAAGCAGTCAATGGAGTCAGTGAGATGAATACCCTACCAGGGTATAGAGGTAGGGGTATCCGTCTCAGCCCGGATGGCAAAACCCTAGCTTTTGGGAGTTATGACAACACCATCAAGCTCTGGAATATGGAAACAGGTCAAGAAATTGGCACTTTTGAAGGTCATCAGGCTGGGGTTAGCGTCGCCCATTTCAGTCCAGACGGCAAGACCCTGGCTTCTGGGAGCTTTGACAACACTATCAAGCTCTGGAATGTGGAAACAGGTCAAGAAATTGTTACTTTTGAAGGTCATCAGGCTGGGGTTAATAGCATTAGTTTCAGCCCGGATGGTAGAACTCTAGCGTCTGGAAGCGGGGACAACACCGTCAAGCTCTGGAATGTGGAAACGGGACAGGAAATTCACACCCTGCAAGGGCATCAAGATGTGGTTTTTAGTATCAGTTTCAGCCCAGATGGCAAGACTCTGGCCTCTGGGAGTGCTGATAACACCATCAAGCTCTGGAATGTGGAAACGGGACAGGAAATTCGTACCCTGCAAGGTTATCAAGGGGAGGTTCGTAACGTTAGTTTCAGCCCAGATGGCAAGACTCTGGCTTCTTTGGGGAGTGCTGATATTACTATTAAGCTTCAGAATTTAGAAACTGGAGAGATTCGCACCCTGCAAGGGCATCAAGATCTGGTTACTCACATCAGTTTCAGCCCGGATGGCAAGACTCTGGCTTCTGGGAGTTTTGACAGCACTATTAAGCTCTGGAATGTGGCAACTGGAAGAGATATTCGCACTTTGCGAGGGCATCAAGGTCTGATTACTAGCGTCAATTTCAGCCCAGATGGTAGGGTTCTGTTGTCCGGTAGTGCTGATAACACCATCAAGCTCTGGAATGTGGCAACCAGTGGGGAGGTTTCTACTCTGCGAGGGCATCAAAATGGGGTTACTAGCATCAGTTTCAGCTCGGACGGCAAAACTCTGGCATCTGGAAGTTATGACAGCACCATCAAGCTCTGGAATATGGAAACTGGGGAGGGAATTCGCACCATCCAAGGGGTAGGTTGGGGAGGTAACATTAGTTTCAGTCCAGATGGCAAGACCTTGGCTTCTTCTGGAAGTGACGACCACACCACCAAGCTCTGGAATGTGGAGACTGGGACAGAAATTCACAGTTTGCCAGGGCATGAAGCTTGGGTTTCTAGTATCAGCTTCAAACCGGATGGCAAGATCCTGGCTTCTGGGAGTTATGACAGCACCATCAAGCTCTGGAATGTGGAAACTGGTCAGGAAATTCGCACCCTCAAAGGTCATCAAAACCAGGTTTGGCATATCAGTTTCAGCCCGAATGGCAAGACTCTTGCCTCTAGTAGTATTGACAACAGCATCAAGCTTTGGAATGTGGAAACTGGTCAGGAAATTCGCACATTTCAAGAGGTAGGTTGGGTTGGTAGCATCAGTTTTAGTCCAGATGGCAAGACTCTGGCTTCTGGAGGTGATGACATCATTAAGCTCTGGGATGTGGAAACCGGGACAGAAATTCTTACCATTCGAGGGGCAAATGGGGTTAATAGTCTAAGTTTCAGCCCGGATGGTAAGACCCTCGCTTCTGGTAGTGGGGACGAGACTGTTAAGGTTTGGGATGCCGCTACGGGCAGACTCTTGCACACCCTAGAAGGTCATCAAGATGTGGTTACTAGCATCAGTTTTAGTCCTGATGGCAAGACGATCGCCTCTGCTAGTGGAGATGGCACTATCAAACTCTGGATCTGGGATTTCGATCGCCTGATGACAATGGGCTGTGATTGGATACAGCAGTATTTGAGCACCCGTCCTGATGAGCGTTATCTCTGTGATGGCTATTTGCCTCCGAATGAGTAA
- a CDS encoding transposase: MPNHIHGIIVINSPDINIANKTDRGDAINRVPAPDIPIPAKIPAPAIPAIKISTNRGGITGKHNPMLSSHSLGKIIRWYKGRCTFETRSIKTCPIAPEFAWQSRFHDYIIRDELILNRIRNYIVRNPETWKGCR; this comes from the coding sequence ATGCCAAATCACATTCATGGAATTATTGTCATCAATTCCCCAGATATCAATATTGCCAATAAAACAGACCGTGGGGACGCGATTAATCGCGTCCCTGCCCCTGACATTCCTATCCCTGCCAAAATCCCTGCCCCTGCCATTCCTGCCATTAAAATTTCTACAAATCGGGGTGGTATAACCGGAAAACATAACCCCATGTTGTCTAGCCATTCATTAGGCAAAATCATCCGCTGGTACAAAGGACGATGCACCTTTGAAACTCGATCCATTAAAACCTGCCCGATCGCCCCAGAATTTGCATGGCAATCGCGATTTCACGACTACATTATTCGAGATGAATTGATCTTGAACCGAATTCGCAACTACATCGTGCGAAACCCAGAGACATGGAAAGGCTGTAGATGA
- a CDS encoding DEAD/DEAH box helicase, which translates to MNVSSTPYEIDLDRLFPFDLDRFQQQAIAALNANKSVVVCAPTGSGKTLIGEYAIYRALARNKRVFYTTPLKALSNQKLRDFREQFGAEQVGLLTGDVSVNREAPVLVMTTEIFRNMLYGTPIGQVGTSLVDVEAVVLDECHYMNDRQRGTVWEESIIYCPHEVQLVALSATVANSQQLTDWIDQVHGPTELIYSDFRPVPLQFLFSNPKGLFPLLNPDGKGINPRLKPKGGKPRGKQEAPSLVSVIGQLQQRDMLPAIYFIFSRRGCDQAINELDRLSLVNEAEAANLKVQIDEFLARNPEVSRSGQLEPLYRGIAAHHAGILPAWKGLVEELFQQGLIKVVFATETLAAGINMPARTTVISSLSKRTDRGHRLLNASEFLQMAGRAGRRGMDQVGYVVTVQNRFEGAPEAAYLATSGADPLISQFSPSYGMVLNLLQTHTLEEAKALIERSFGQYLATLYLKPQQQEIERLEAELEHQQAQLAYADSALLANYEKLHERLKEERRLLKILQHQAQELQSHELSTALPFAIAGTVLSLKGKHVPVHDPLPAVLVAKVPGSGQFPYLVCLGKDNIWRVVTVSDVVGLHAEFPRLVAADHLTPPIELALRPGQTWSGQAETEAIAYQIPQPPSAADFSPEVKDQLERVTMVESQITSHPAHQWGNPGKLVKQQKRIARIQSELSDRQQKLGKQTQRYWQEFLSLMDILQQFNCLIDVQPTDLGQIAAAIRGDNELWLGLSLASGELDALDPHHLAAACAALVTEVSRPDSWTNYDPSGEVEEALEGLRGIRRQLFQLQRRHQVVLPIWLEYDFVGLVEQWALGEPWVDLCSNTSLDEGDVVRILRRTLDFLSQIPYVPHLSSGLKQNAIRAIQLIDRFPVNESVS; encoded by the coding sequence GTGAACGTTTCTTCTACTCCTTACGAAATCGACCTCGATCGCCTGTTTCCCTTTGATTTAGATAGGTTTCAGCAGCAGGCGATCGCTGCCCTCAATGCCAACAAATCCGTTGTGGTCTGTGCGCCGACGGGTTCTGGCAAGACTCTGATTGGGGAATATGCCATCTATCGGGCACTGGCGAGAAACAAACGGGTCTTTTACACTACCCCGTTGAAGGCACTGTCCAATCAGAAACTCCGCGACTTTCGGGAGCAATTTGGGGCGGAGCAAGTAGGGCTATTGACGGGGGATGTCTCAGTGAACCGGGAGGCACCCGTCCTGGTGATGACCACTGAAATCTTCCGCAACATGCTCTATGGCACTCCCATCGGGCAGGTGGGGACATCACTCGTGGATGTTGAGGCAGTGGTGCTGGATGAATGCCACTACATGAACGATCGCCAACGGGGAACCGTGTGGGAAGAGTCCATCATCTACTGCCCGCATGAGGTGCAACTGGTGGCTCTGTCGGCAACGGTGGCAAACAGTCAGCAGTTAACCGATTGGATCGATCAGGTTCATGGTCCCACCGAGTTAATCTATTCCGACTTTCGCCCTGTTCCACTGCAATTTTTGTTCTCCAACCCCAAGGGATTGTTTCCGCTGCTCAACCCTGATGGTAAGGGCATTAACCCCCGACTCAAGCCCAAGGGAGGGAAACCCCGAGGCAAACAAGAAGCTCCCAGTTTGGTGTCGGTGATTGGTCAGTTGCAACAACGCGATATGTTGCCTGCCATCTATTTCATCTTTAGTCGGCGTGGTTGTGACCAGGCAATTAACGAACTCGATCGCCTCTCGCTGGTGAATGAAGCGGAAGCAGCTAACCTGAAAGTACAAATTGATGAATTTCTGGCACGAAATCCAGAAGTCAGTCGCAGTGGGCAATTAGAGCCGTTGTATCGAGGCATCGCCGCACATCATGCCGGAATTCTACCTGCGTGGAAGGGTTTAGTGGAGGAGCTATTTCAACAGGGCTTGATTAAGGTGGTCTTTGCGACGGAAACGCTGGCAGCGGGGATCAATATGCCTGCCCGTACGACGGTGATCTCCAGTTTGTCTAAGCGCACGGATCGGGGACATCGCCTGCTGAATGCGTCTGAGTTTCTGCAAATGGCAGGACGGGCAGGACGACGCGGTATGGATCAGGTGGGCTATGTCGTCACGGTACAAAACCGCTTTGAGGGTGCGCCTGAAGCGGCTTACCTGGCAACATCGGGAGCCGATCCCCTGATTAGCCAATTTAGCCCCAGCTATGGCATGGTGCTCAACTTGTTGCAAACCCATACGTTAGAAGAGGCGAAAGCCTTGATTGAGCGGAGCTTTGGGCAGTACTTAGCAACGCTGTATCTCAAGCCGCAACAACAGGAAATTGAGCGACTGGAAGCCGAACTGGAACATCAGCAAGCCCAACTGGCTTATGCTGATTCCGCCTTGCTAGCTAATTACGAAAAGCTGCACGAACGACTCAAAGAAGAGCGTCGTTTGCTCAAGATCTTGCAACATCAGGCGCAGGAGTTGCAGAGCCATGAACTATCTACTGCGTTGCCGTTTGCGATCGCCGGAACAGTACTCAGTCTCAAGGGCAAACATGTCCCCGTTCACGATCCGTTGCCAGCGGTGTTGGTAGCCAAGGTGCCGGGTTCAGGGCAGTTTCCCTATCTGGTCTGTCTGGGCAAAGATAACATCTGGCGAGTGGTGACGGTTTCAGATGTGGTAGGACTCCACGCCGAGTTTCCTCGTTTAGTGGCGGCTGATCACCTGACTCCTCCGATCGAGCTTGCCCTGCGACCGGGGCAAACCTGGTCGGGACAAGCCGAGACAGAGGCGATCGCTTACCAGATTCCCCAACCCCCCTCTGCGGCTGACTTCTCGCCCGAAGTCAAAGACCAACTGGAACGGGTCACGATGGTAGAGTCGCAAATCACCTCCCATCCTGCCCATCAGTGGGGCAATCCGGGTAAGTTGGTGAAGCAACAAAAGCGGATTGCGCGAATTCAGTCAGAACTGAGCGATCGCCAACAAAAGCTGGGCAAACAAACCCAACGCTATTGGCAAGAATTTCTCAGCCTGATGGACATCCTGCAACAGTTCAATTGCCTGATCGATGTTCAACCTACCGATCTGGGGCAAATTGCGGCTGCTATTCGCGGGGATAACGAACTGTGGCTAGGGCTATCGCTGGCATCTGGTGAATTGGATGCGCTCGATCCTCACCATCTGGCAGCAGCTTGCGCGGCTCTGGTAACGGAAGTCTCTCGTCCCGATAGCTGGACAAACTATGATCCCTCTGGCGAAGTGGAAGAAGCTCTAGAAGGTTTGCGTGGTATTCGGCGTCAACTTTTTCAGTTACAGCGTCGCCATCAAGTCGTCTTGCCTATCTGGTTGGAATATGACTTTGTCGGATTAGTGGAGCAATGGGCACTGGGCGAACCGTGGGTGGACTTGTGCAGTAACACGAGTCTGGACGAAGGGGATGTTGTCCGAATTCTGCGTCGCACCCTCGACTTTTTATCGCAGATTCCCTACGTGCCGCACTTATCTTCTGGGCTAAAGCAAAATGCTATTCGTGCCATTCAACTGATCGATCGCTTCCCTGTGAATGAGAGTGTGAGTTAG